A genomic segment from Spinacia oleracea cultivar Varoflay chromosome 3, BTI_SOV_V1, whole genome shotgun sequence encodes:
- the LOC110775102 gene encoding BES1/BZR1 homolog protein 2: protein MGGGASGRLPTWKERENNKKRERRRRAIAAKIFTGLRAQGNYKLPKHCDNNEVLKALCREAGWIVEEDGTTYRKGCNPPPMDMAGTSANISGCSSLQHSPQSSAYPSPIPSYHASPTSSSFPSPSRYDSNPRYDSNPSNYLLPFLRNLASIPTNLPPIRISNSAPVTPPLSSPTSRGSKRKVEWESLSNSNCSGSQQSAARNQAFAVSAPSSPTRRNNINTPTIPECDESDASTVDSGRWVSFQTGPPSLGTGTPTSPTFNLVKQAVAQRSAMQGILNGTMALGWGGPMDQRGRGLEFEFGNGAAVMAWEGERIHEVSTDDLELTLGNNANAKAKC from the exons ATGGGCGGAGGAGCATCAGGAAGACTACCTACttggaaggagagagaaaataacaaaaagagagaaaggagAAGACGAGCTATTGCTGCTAAGATCTTCACTGGTCTTCGTGCTCAGGGAAATTATAAACTCCCTAAACATTGCGATAATAACGAGGTTTTGAAAGCTCTTTGTAGAGAAGCTGGTTGGATTGTTGAAGAAGATGGCACCACTTATCGCAAG GGATGCAACCCACCTCCAATGGATATGGCAGGGACATCGGCAAACATTAGCGGGTGTTCTTCCCTTCAACATAGTCCACAATCATCAGCATACCCTAGCCCTATACCTTCATATCATGCTAGTCCAACATCATCCTCCTTCCCTAGCCCTTCACGTTATGATTCAAACCCGCGTTATGATTCAAACCCGTCAAATTATTTGCTACCTTTCCTTCGCAATTTGGCTTCCATTCCTACTAATCTTCCACCAATTCGGATATCAAACAGTGCACCTGTAACTCCCCCTTTATCTTCCCCGACCTCTAGGGGGTCGAAGCGTAAAGTTGAGTGGGAATCCCTGTCGAATTCAAATTGCTCTGGTTCCCAACAATCTGCTGCTCGTAACCAG GCGTTTGCTGTTTCTGCACCATCAAGCCCTACACGCCGCAACAACATCAACACACCGACTATACCAGAATGTGACGAGTCTGATGCCTCTACCGTTGATTCTGGTAGATGGGTGAGCTTCCAAACAGGCCCCCCCAGCTTAGGTACCGGTACTCCAACTTCTCCTACGTTTAATCTTGTGAAACAAGCTGTTGCCCAAAGAAGTGCCATGCAGGGGATACTCAATGGGACCATGGCTCTAGGGTGGGGTGGTCCTATGGATCAGAGAGGACGTGGTCTGGAATTTGAGTTTGGAAACGGTGCTGCCGTTATGGCttgggaaggagagagaatacATGAAGTGAGCACCGATGATTTGGAGCTCACACTCGGTAATAATGCCAATGCCAAAGCTAAATGCTGA
- the LOC110775110 gene encoding anthocyanidin 3-O-glucosyltransferase 5-like, which yields MIFPTKPHVVLLASPGLGHLIPMIGLATRLTKHHGFHVTIFVVTMEPGPNKHNLLPNNQSYNTSQDLYNLVVLPYVDSSAQMGLTDKIMTRLSIMMRGYIPTLRAELGSMQHNPTLLVVDLFGTEFLSLANEFNMIKYVYIPSNAWFLAETICVPLLDKQVKHEGPLNISGCKRVEYDDILDPVFDPGNRDYDVYVSIALDIGTADGVLVNTWEQLEPKTLFSLKNNNILREIFNKPVYPVGPLVRPVRPECLGGELLEWLDEQPKDSVLYVSFGSGGTLSSQQTIELAWGLEMSQQRFIWVLRPPIEHDVAGALFHAMDGQDKNITQYLPPGFMTRTRNSGKVIPMWAPQTEILAHSSVGGFLSHCGWNSTLESLVNGVPIIAWPLYAEQNMNAALVEEDLGVAIRPKVLPTKGVVGREEIMEMINKIIEEDDDGVKMRARVKEVQENAIKAYTIEGSTWKSFGQVANNCENRLKEQRAKAT from the coding sequence ATGATATTTCCAACTAAACCTCATGTTGTTCTACTTGCAAGCCCGGGCTTGGGCCACCTTATCCCCATGATCGGGCTCGCTACCCGTCTAACCAAACACCACGGCTTCCACGTTACCATCTTCGTTGTAACGATGGAGCCCGGCCCGAATAAACACAACCTCCTCCCTAACAACCAGTCTTATAATACAAGCCAAGATTTGTACAACCTAGTTGTGCTCCCCTACGTGGACTCCTCGGCCCAAATGGGCCTAACTGATAAGATCATGACCCGACTTTCCATTATGATGCGAGGTTATATTCCGACCCTACGGGCCGAGCTAGGGTCCATGCAACACAACCCGACCCTCCTCGTTGTGGATCTTTTTGGGACAGAGTTCCTTAGCCTTGCAAACGAGTTTAACATGATCAAGTATGTTTATATCCCTTCAAATGCATGGTTCTTAGCGGAGACAATATGTGTACCCCTCCTTGATAAACAAGTCAAACATGAAGGCCCCCTGAATAtctcgggttgtaaacgggtcgAGTACGATGatatactcgacccggtttttGACCCGGGAAATAGGGACTACGACGTGTACGTCAGCATTGCTCTTGATATAGGGACAGCTGACGGGGTGCTGGTCAATACTTGGGAACAGTTGGAGCCTAAAACACTATTTTccttgaaaaataataacatattaAGAGAGATATTTAATAAGCCGGTTTATCCGGTCGGACCGTTAGTCCGGCCGGTTAGACCAGAGTGTTTAGGGGGTGAGTTATTAGAATGGCTAGATGAGCAGCCTAAAGACTCGGTCCTCTATGTCTCCTTTGGAAGTGGGGGCACTTTGTCAAGTCAACAAACCATAGAGTTAGCTTGGGGTTTAGAGATGAGTCAACAAAGATTTATTTGGGTGTTACGTCCACCAATTGAACATGATGTAGCCGGGGCCCTCTTCCATGCAATGGACGGTCAAGATAAAAACATAACCCAATACTTGCCTCCCGGGTTCATGACCCGGACCCGCAACTCGGGTAAAGTGATCCCCATGTGGGCCCCACAAACCGAGATATTAGCTCATTCGTCAGTTGGAGGGTTTCTGTCACACTGTGGTTGGAACTCGACTTTGGAGAGTCTGGTCAACGGCGTGCCTATCATAGCGTGGCCTCTGTACGCGGAGCAGAACATGAACGCGGCGTTGGTCGAGGAGGACCTCGGGGTGGCGATACGGCCGAAGGTGTTGCCGACCAAAGGGGTTGTGGGTAGAGAGGAGATTATGGAGATGATAAACAAGATTatagaagaagatgatgatgggGTTAAGATGAGAGCTAGAGTCAAAGAAGTGCAAGAAAATGCCATAAAGGCTTACACAATTGAAGGGTCAACTTGGAAGTCATTTGGTCAAGTGGCTAATAATTGTGAGAATAGGTTAAAAGAACAAAGAGCCAAGGCAACTTAA
- the LOC110775111 gene encoding protein trichome birefringence-like 4, with product MLTLQNISISKHLSSTRTTTLILTCFVLISSLLILINYPSTTNTLLSTLSFQLFSFSNTTNSFANNNSNVDPPSNKKHCDIFDGRWVYDDSYPVYDPSSCPYVEPGFSCFNNGRHDLGYLKYRWQPYGCDIPRFDAKKMMEMLRGKRLVFVGDSLSRNMCQSLICHLMAFKGQTYRSGLFYNYYFKDYNCSISLITAPFLVQQHKLPNKKETLRLDTMEATISKYRDADFLIFNTGHWWNPNKSKNGENFFQEGDVIQSNMTVGVAYTKALKTWAKWVDTNVNTTKTKVFFRGYANTHFRGGDWDTKGTCHNEITPITDEKLLKPYSWLMQTLETVISEMKTPVIYLNITKSTAYRKDGHPSIYRYPGSKLRLGVIQDCSHWCLPGVPDSWNQLLYASLLFSSKGFNMTT from the exons ATGTTAACATTACAAAACATTTCAATCTCTAAACATCTCTCATCAACAAGAACAACCACATTAATCTTAACATGTTTTGTCTTAATTTCATCTCTTCTAATCTTAATTAATTACCCATCAACAACCAACACATTATTATCAACATTAAGTTTCCAACTTTTCTCCTTCTCAAACACTACCAACTCTTTTgctaataataatagtaatgtTGATCCACCTTCAAATAAGAAACATTGTGACATCTTTGATGGAAGATGGGTTTACGACGACTCGTACCCGGTTTACGACCCGTCGTCTTGCCCGTATGTCGAACCCGGATTCAGTTGCTTCAACAATGGCCGCCATGATCTTGGTTATTTGAAGTATAGGTGGCAACCTTATGGGTGTGACATTCCAAG GTTTGATGCAAAGAAGATGATGGAGATGTTAAGAGGGAAGAGATTAGTGTTTGTGGGAGATTCACTAAGCAGGAATATGTGCCAATCTTTGATATGTCATTTGATGGCATTTAAAGGGCAAACCTATAGATCTGGCTTATTTTATAACTATTATTTCAAG GATTATAATTGCAGCATATCACTAATCACAGCACCCTTCCTAGTCCAACAACATAAACTCCCAAATAAGAAAGAAACGTTGAGACTGGACACTATGGAAGCTACAATCTCAAAGTACCGTGACGCCGATTTTCTCATCTTCAATACTGGTCATTGGTGGAATCCTAACAAGTCTAAAAACGG agaGAATTTTTTCCAGGAGGGTGATGTTATACAAAGCAACATGACCGTGGGAGTAGCATACACCAAAGCATTAAAAACTTGGGCAAAATGGGTTGACACAAATGTTAACACTACCAAAACCAAAGTCTTTTTCAGAGGCTATGCTAATACTCATTTCAG GGGAGGAGATTGGGATACAAAAGGGACTTGTCATAACGAAATCACACCAATAACAGACGAGAAGTTATTAAAGCCATATTCATGGTTAATGCAAACTCTTGAAACAGTAATTTCAGAGATGAAAACACCAGTAATTTATCTCAATATTACCAAATCAACTGCTTATAGAAAAGATGGTCATCCTTCTATATATCGATATCCTGGTAGCAAGTTGAGGCTAGGAGTGATACAAGATTGTAGCCATTGGTGTCTTCCTGGAGTTCCAGACTCTTGGAACCAACTTTTGTATGCCTCTTTGTTATTCTCCTCAAAAGGGTTCAACATGACAACTTAG